A stretch of the Maridesulfovibrio zosterae DSM 11974 genome encodes the following:
- a CDS encoding glycosyltransferase family 9 protein: MKKALVINLTRFGDLLQTQPVISSLANEGYKSAVVCLKNFAATTELMRDVVETFPLPGALFLASIDRDWRNAVNVFDSYCREIEKKFNPDLIINLTPSVSARLIALRLGKDREVRGFAMDKFGFSADTNQWAVFLQMASANRGSSPFNVVDLFSRVAELKRPAPFHLAKPSPEMRIAALKYLDNSESEAQGFVGFQPGASDDRRRWPVANFKELGSRIWNEMRRIPVLLGTKNESHLGQKILEDADFPVINLMGKTSLPELAAVLRRLDLLVTNDTGTMHLAAGSGTPVAAVFLATAQPWDTGPAAGNLLCFEPDLDCHPCPFGVKCAYENKCRQHIGVAEIFDAVSSFINQSCWPRMENRGVRAYLTGHDEHGFIELKSLSGHEQTDRYKWILLQREFYRRFLDGEDLSGFVVEPISFSIEFRDILIKTLSECHDLLFLISKQAILLQGDPMEKMKVKFLANFQRIQDILSSCPQLSVLSSLWDLEARSQDSMDGLVSQLRRYMMLITSLSSSIT, encoded by the coding sequence TTGAAAAAAGCGTTAGTTATAAATCTTACACGATTTGGTGATCTGTTACAGACTCAGCCTGTTATTTCTTCTCTTGCAAATGAAGGGTATAAGTCGGCAGTAGTGTGTCTTAAAAATTTTGCCGCCACCACAGAGCTCATGCGTGATGTCGTGGAAACTTTTCCTTTGCCGGGGGCTTTGTTTTTGGCTTCCATCGATCGTGACTGGCGTAACGCGGTGAATGTTTTTGACTCTTATTGCCGTGAAATTGAAAAGAAATTCAATCCTGATCTTATTATTAATTTGACTCCATCTGTTTCAGCTCGGTTGATAGCTCTTCGTCTCGGTAAAGATCGTGAGGTGCGGGGTTTTGCTATGGATAAGTTCGGTTTTAGCGCAGATACAAATCAGTGGGCGGTCTTTTTGCAAATGGCATCTGCAAACCGTGGTTCCAGTCCATTTAATGTTGTTGATTTATTCAGCCGTGTTGCCGAATTGAAAAGACCTGCTCCTTTCCATCTTGCTAAACCTTCACCTGAAATGAGAATTGCGGCACTTAAGTATTTAGATAATTCTGAGTCTGAAGCTCAGGGTTTTGTCGGTTTTCAGCCCGGTGCAAGCGATGATCGCAGACGTTGGCCAGTTGCTAATTTTAAAGAATTGGGTAGCCGCATCTGGAATGAAATGCGCCGGATTCCTGTATTATTAGGAACAAAAAATGAATCTCACCTTGGGCAGAAGATCTTAGAAGACGCTGATTTTCCGGTAATTAATCTTATGGGTAAAACCTCCCTGCCGGAATTAGCTGCAGTACTGCGTAGACTGGACCTTCTGGTGACCAATGATACTGGGACAATGCATCTTGCCGCTGGCTCAGGAACCCCCGTTGCTGCTGTTTTTCTTGCAACAGCCCAGCCGTGGGATACAGGGCCGGCTGCGGGCAATTTACTTTGTTTTGAACCAGATCTTGATTGTCACCCCTGCCCATTTGGAGTGAAGTGTGCTTATGAAAATAAATGTCGTCAGCACATTGGAGTTGCTGAAATTTTTGACGCTGTATCTTCTTTTATTAATCAGAGTTGCTGGCCACGAATGGAAAACAGGGGTGTTCGGGCATATCTGACAGGGCATGATGAACATGGCTTTATTGAGCTTAAGTCGTTGTCAGGTCATGAACAGACGGATCGCTATAAATGGATTCTGTTGCAGAGAGAGTTTTACCGTCGTTTTCTTGACGGGGAAGATCTTTCCGGTTTTGTGGTGGAACCGATTTCTTTTTCAATTGAATTCCGGGATATTCTGATAAAAACCTTATCAGAATGTCATGATTTACTATTTTTGATCAGCAAGCAGGCTATACTTCTCCAAGGTGATCCTATGGAAAAAATGAAGGTTAAATTTTTGGCTAACTTTCAGAGAATACAGGACATCTTATCTTCCTGTCCTCAGCTTTCAGTA
- the acs gene encoding acetate--CoA ligase, protein MTEEHNIESYSSENRIFNPPTNVPTACVKSLEEYQAIYDRSINDMEGFWAERAEELLTWDKKWDKVLDYDFDKPEIKWFEGGKLNASANCLDRHIKNGRRNKAALIWQGEEDHEVKVYTYDMLHREVCRFANVLKKMGVQKGDRVSIYLPMIPELAIAMLACTRIGAPHSIIFAGFSSNSLRDRINDCGAKIHITGDGVLRGGRAIPLKPNSDEALKECPTIEQCIVVPRANNDIEMVEGRDCLWSDLMSDPEITDNCPYELMDAEDPLFILYTSGSTGKPKGVFHTTGGYLTYAAHTCQWVFDLKDDDVHWCTADIGWVTGHSYIVYGPLALGSTSIMFESVPTYPDPARFWQVCEKFRVNIFYTAPTAIRALMREGDQWTQKYDLSSLRILGTVGEPINPEAWMWYHEKIGNEKLPIVDTWWQTETGGHVLSPLPYATPLKPGSATLPLPGIDAAIVDRHGNEVGPNEGGFLIIRKPWPGMLRGVWGNQERFKQQYFEGFPGVYESGDGARKDADGYFWIMGRVDDVINVSGHRLGTAEIESALVSHPAVSEAAVVGMPHQVKGQSIYAYVTLKSNSDYDEDDDLIKELRMHVRKEIGPLASPEVIQFAPSLPKTRSGKIMRRILRKIVEGDAANLGDTSTLADPSVVTDLIEGYEEIINP, encoded by the coding sequence ATGACTGAAGAACATAATATCGAAAGCTATTCATCAGAAAACAGAATTTTCAATCCTCCTACGAATGTACCTACGGCATGTGTTAAAAGCCTGGAAGAATATCAAGCAATTTATGATCGTTCCATTAATGACATGGAAGGATTCTGGGCTGAACGTGCTGAAGAACTTCTCACCTGGGATAAAAAATGGGATAAAGTGCTTGATTATGATTTCGACAAGCCTGAGATAAAATGGTTTGAAGGCGGAAAGCTAAACGCCTCTGCAAACTGTCTTGACCGCCATATCAAAAATGGTCGCCGCAACAAAGCTGCGCTTATCTGGCAGGGAGAGGAAGATCATGAAGTAAAAGTATATACATATGACATGCTTCACCGTGAAGTATGCCGCTTTGCCAATGTGCTTAAAAAAATGGGTGTACAGAAAGGTGATCGAGTATCCATTTACCTGCCCATGATCCCTGAGCTAGCTATCGCCATGTTGGCCTGTACCCGCATAGGAGCACCGCATTCCATTATTTTTGCAGGATTCAGCTCCAACAGTCTGCGTGACCGTATAAATGACTGCGGAGCTAAAATCCATATCACAGGTGATGGCGTTTTGAGAGGCGGAAGGGCTATTCCCTTAAAACCTAACTCAGATGAAGCTCTCAAGGAATGCCCTACAATTGAGCAATGCATTGTTGTGCCTAGAGCAAACAACGACATTGAAATGGTTGAAGGACGTGATTGTCTCTGGTCAGATCTCATGTCTGACCCTGAAATTACAGATAACTGTCCATACGAACTGATGGATGCAGAAGATCCTCTCTTCATCCTCTACACTTCCGGCAGTACCGGAAAACCCAAAGGAGTCTTCCACACTACAGGCGGTTACCTGACATACGCCGCCCATACCTGCCAATGGGTTTTTGACCTTAAGGATGATGATGTTCACTGGTGTACAGCGGATATAGGCTGGGTTACCGGACACTCATACATTGTATATGGTCCGCTTGCTCTCGGTTCGACCAGCATTATGTTTGAATCAGTACCCACATACCCTGATCCGGCAAGATTCTGGCAGGTTTGTGAAAAATTCAGAGTTAATATTTTCTACACTGCTCCGACTGCCATTCGAGCACTCATGCGTGAAGGTGACCAATGGACCCAGAAATATGACCTCTCAAGTCTGCGAATTCTCGGAACTGTCGGTGAACCAATCAACCCTGAAGCATGGATGTGGTATCATGAAAAGATAGGTAACGAAAAACTGCCCATTGTTGATACATGGTGGCAGACTGAAACAGGCGGACATGTCCTCTCCCCTCTGCCGTATGCAACACCGCTTAAACCAGGGTCTGCAACCCTTCCACTGCCGGGTATTGATGCAGCCATTGTGGATAGACACGGCAATGAAGTTGGCCCGAATGAAGGCGGATTTCTTATTATAAGAAAACCATGGCCTGGAATGCTTCGCGGTGTATGGGGCAATCAGGAAAGATTCAAGCAACAGTATTTCGAAGGTTTTCCAGGTGTATACGAATCCGGAGACGGTGCTCGCAAAGATGCTGACGGATACTTCTGGATTATGGGCCGTGTTGACGATGTTATCAATGTTTCCGGTCATAGACTGGGAACTGCTGAGATAGAATCGGCTCTGGTCTCGCACCCAGCTGTCTCTGAAGCTGCTGTTGTCGGCATGCCGCATCAGGTTAAAGGACAATCTATTTATGCATACGTTACTCTCAAATCAAATTCAGATTACGATGAAGATGATGATCTTATCAAAGAATTGCGTATGCATGTACGTAAGGAAATCGGTCCACTGGCCTCACCGGAAGTTATCCAGTTTGCTCCGTCACTTCCTAAAACCAGAAGTGGTAAAATTATGCGCCGGATTCTGCGTAAGATTGTTGAAGGTGATGCTGCCAACCTTGGAGACACCTCGACACTTGCTGACCCATCAGTAGTAACCGATCTCATCGAAGGTTACGAAGAAATTATAAATCCTTAA
- a CDS encoding pirin family protein produces the protein MRRKIKQIFNGEPVHEGAGVKLHRAFGYFEASLFDPFLMLDDFRSNNPEDYLKGFPWHPHRGIETITYILKGNVEHGDSLGNSAITTSGSVQWMTAGSGIVHQEMPKGDSKGSMQGFQLWANLAATDKMIAPEYREITADEIPELKRKNGTRVKVIAGKIDGITGPAKGIGIDPEYFDVTVPAGQEFVHSVKKGYTAFIYVTAGKGFSDGSSVENRSLVLFEDGDEIAISADETPLSFLLLTGKPINEPIFWRGPIVMNTAEELEEAFEEYKNGTFIKK, from the coding sequence ATGCGACGTAAAATAAAACAAATATTTAATGGTGAACCAGTCCATGAAGGAGCCGGAGTAAAGCTTCATCGTGCTTTTGGATACTTTGAAGCTTCTCTTTTTGATCCATTTCTGATGCTTGATGACTTCAGATCTAATAATCCAGAGGACTATCTTAAAGGATTTCCATGGCATCCACACCGGGGAATTGAAACAATCACGTACATTTTAAAGGGTAATGTGGAACATGGCGACAGTCTCGGTAATTCAGCGATAACAACTTCCGGAAGTGTCCAATGGATGACTGCGGGTAGTGGAATTGTCCATCAGGAAATGCCCAAAGGAGACTCAAAAGGCTCCATGCAAGGATTCCAGCTCTGGGCAAACCTGGCAGCCACCGACAAAATGATTGCTCCTGAATATCGAGAAATTACAGCAGACGAAATTCCGGAACTGAAACGAAAAAACGGAACAAGAGTTAAAGTCATTGCAGGTAAAATTGACGGAATTACGGGACCGGCAAAAGGGATTGGGATAGACCCAGAATATTTTGATGTCACAGTTCCAGCAGGGCAGGAGTTTGTCCACTCTGTAAAAAAAGGTTATACTGCTTTCATTTATGTAACTGCCGGCAAAGGATTTTCTGATGGCAGCTCTGTAGAAAACAGATCACTGGTTTTATTTGAAGACGGTGATGAAATTGCAATTTCAGCGGATGAAACTCCATTAAGCTTTTTACTGCTGACCGGAAAACCTATAAATGAACCAATTTTCTGGAGAGGTCCCATTGTCATGAACACAGCGGAAGAACTCGAAGAAGCTTTTGAAGAATACAAAAATGGCACCTTCATAAAAAAGTAA
- a CDS encoding nitroreductase family protein codes for MNFDQIIEKRRAVNFFDTEKDVDESLLKKIILEAGNAPSSYNLQPWKLKIIRTPEQKEALRKLAFDQPKVTEAPVTLMVLADRDGWKEGNPTMEKVFADFVKAGKMQEEQREWFAGARQALYGRDAEAAQAFANKNSSLFAMSLMFSATANGLESHPMDGFDHEGVRKEFNIPDNYWIPMLIAIGYLKPGAQIYPKGWRQSFEEIILD; via the coding sequence ATGAATTTTGATCAAATCATTGAAAAAAGACGTGCTGTTAATTTTTTTGATACTGAAAAAGACGTAGATGAATCCTTACTTAAAAAAATTATTCTGGAAGCAGGCAATGCTCCATCCAGCTACAATTTACAACCTTGGAAACTTAAAATTATCCGCACTCCTGAACAAAAGGAAGCTCTTCGTAAACTTGCTTTTGATCAACCTAAAGTAACAGAAGCTCCTGTAACTCTTATGGTACTTGCTGACAGAGATGGCTGGAAAGAAGGTAATCCCACCATGGAAAAAGTTTTTGCAGACTTTGTGAAAGCAGGAAAGATGCAAGAAGAACAGCGAGAATGGTTTGCAGGAGCAAGACAGGCGCTTTATGGTAGAGACGCAGAAGCTGCTCAAGCCTTTGCTAATAAAAACAGCAGTCTGTTCGCCATGTCTCTCATGTTCTCTGCAACTGCCAATGGTCTGGAATCACATCCTATGGATGGATTTGACCACGAAGGAGTGCGTAAAGAATTTAATATTCCTGACAACTACTGGATCCCCATGCTTATAGCCATTGGCTATCTTAAACCAGGAGCACAAATATACCCCAAAGGCTGGCGCCAATCTTTCGAAGAAATAATTTTAGACTAA